A part of Caretta caretta isolate rCarCar2 chromosome 1, rCarCar1.hap1, whole genome shotgun sequence genomic DNA contains:
- the LOC142069955 gene encoding olfactory receptor 52P1-like, translating to MEMQGHIMPKPLPILGNFAILFIVKRKPSLHGPMYYFLCMLVITDLVLSTSIRCKILSIFWFNSREIKFSACLLQLYFILSFSTMESRILMAMAFDRYVDICDPLRHCTTLTNPMVAKIGLAMVLRGSMLLLPTPFLVRRWPYCRTIIIAHTHCEHISVVKLACADIHTSSYYSLSVAFLVICLDVFFIAVSYTQILRAILSLPTKDAWLKSFGTCGSHLCVILNSYIPALFSFPMHWFGHNVALNFHILMANRYLLLPAMLNPNIYWVRTQEIWDRLLQPFTHKGTSSKDDVKQCLWDKKVKTVDEMASVADDFEKTSNYCE from the exons ATGGAAATGCAGGGCCACATTATGCCCAAACCATTGC CCATCTTGGGGAACTTCGCCATCCTGTTCATCGTGAAGAGGAAGCCGAGCCTCCATGGGCCCATGtattatttcctctgcatgctggtcATCACCGACCTAGTCCTTTCTACGTCTATCCGATGCAAAATTTTGAGCAtattctggttcaattccagggagatcaaATTCAGTGCATGCCTCTTGCAGCTGTACTTCATTCTCAGCTTCTCTACGATGGAGTCTCGGATCCTCATGGCCATGGCTTTTGATCGCTATGTGGACATCTGCGATCCCCTGAGACATTGTACTACCCTGACAAACCCCATGGTGGCCAAAATTGGCCTGGCCATGGTGCTTCGCGGATCCATGCTCCtactgcccactcccttcctggtGAGGAggtggccatattgcagaaccatCATCATTGCCCACACACACTGTGAGCACATCTCTgtggtgaagctggcctgtgCTGACATCCACACTAGTAGTTACTACAGCCTCTCTGTGGCATTCTTGGTGATCTGTCTGGATGTGTTTTTTATTGCTGTGTCCTATacccagatcctcagggccatcttaagcctccccacaaaggacgCCTGGCTCAAGAGTTTTGGgacctgtggctcccacctctgtgtcatCTTAAACTCTTACATCCcagctctcttctccttccccatgcACTGGTTtgggcacaatgtggccctgaatTTCCACATTCTCATGGCCAACAGGTACCTCCTGCTGCCCGCCATGCTAAACCCCAACATCTACTGGGTGAGGACCCAAGAGATCTGGGATAGGCTGCTCCAGCCCTTTACTCATAAAGGGACCTCAA GTAAAGATGATGTGAAACAGTGTCTATGGGACAAAAAGGTGAAAACTGTGGATGAGATGGCTTCTGTAGCTGATGATTTTGAGAAGACAAGCAATTATTGTGAATAA